A region from the Paraurantiacibacter namhicola genome encodes:
- a CDS encoding S8 family peptidase, whose product MQHNAATAWNLGWTGAGVTIAVVDTGIDIDSPEFAGRIHPASRDVFDDRDTRGFNAADDHGTNVSLVAAGGRTGSGVVGIAYEATIMALRADFPGSCGADNPADPSTQCSFFNSSIAEAVDHAVANGAKVINLSLGGGRADSILREAVQRAVAAGVVVVVASGNDGEAEPDAFAGSLDAFGRDGVIVVGSVDADGTMSSFSNRAGTFPANYIAARGGRICCTYEDGQIFVDAQGFAYVFSGTSFAAPQVAGAAALLAQAFPNLTGVQIIEILLSSAFDAGEAGTDAVYGRGILDIAKAFAPQGTTSIAGGDRIALSDTSAIGSPAMGDATARSTIDTVILDKWGRAFQVDLSGTATGAQVDYPLHGAVATQSVHRAAGNDSFSIGFTIDSRGQSGELPRIQQLRLSREDAQQARVLASRALFKLNPDLKAGFTFRESASGLVALMQGTDRPAFMVADNAAADSGMYFRADTALALRQQLGGWGITASAETGEVMTASAFRRASQQRGQRLAGDVSTFGLAFDRRFGNLGTALGVTVMNEDATILGARFHEAFGTGGAQTLFVNTEANWKFADGWNMGLAARGGYTKPQRVGAVSQGSHVLSQAWSFDLQRTGVFGSRDSLAFRVSQPLRVESGNLSLNLPVSYDYATLTPTYGIQRLTLTPQGREIMGEIAWRGPLLGGYGSASMFYRNEPGHYQSLPSDQGVAFRWSRQF is encoded by the coding sequence TTGCAGCATAATGCAGCAACCGCTTGGAACCTGGGCTGGACCGGCGCTGGCGTAACGATCGCCGTCGTGGATACGGGCATCGACATCGACAGCCCGGAATTTGCCGGTCGAATCCATCCCGCCTCGCGCGATGTCTTTGACGACCGCGACACGCGCGGTTTCAATGCCGCAGACGATCACGGCACCAATGTTTCACTGGTTGCGGCAGGTGGTCGGACCGGTTCCGGCGTGGTCGGGATTGCCTACGAAGCCACCATCATGGCGCTTCGTGCGGACTTCCCGGGAAGCTGCGGCGCCGACAATCCGGCCGATCCTTCGACGCAATGCAGCTTCTTCAACTCATCGATCGCCGAAGCGGTGGATCATGCCGTGGCCAATGGCGCAAAGGTCATCAACCTGTCGCTTGGCGGCGGGCGTGCCGACTCCATCCTGCGTGAAGCGGTGCAGCGCGCCGTTGCTGCGGGCGTGGTCGTGGTCGTTGCCTCCGGCAATGATGGCGAAGCGGAACCGGATGCCTTTGCCGGCAGCCTCGATGCATTTGGGCGCGACGGCGTGATCGTCGTCGGTTCGGTCGATGCGGATGGCACCATGTCCAGCTTCAGCAACCGCGCCGGTACCTTCCCCGCGAATTACATCGCGGCCCGTGGTGGCCGGATCTGCTGTACTTACGAAGACGGCCAGATCTTCGTCGACGCGCAGGGCTTCGCCTATGTCTTCTCCGGCACCAGCTTCGCTGCGCCGCAGGTGGCCGGTGCGGCTGCCCTGCTGGCCCAGGCATTCCCGAACCTGACCGGCGTCCAGATCATCGAGATCCTCCTTTCCTCCGCCTTCGATGCCGGTGAAGCCGGGACCGATGCGGTCTATGGCCGCGGGATCCTCGACATTGCGAAGGCTTTCGCCCCGCAGGGCACGACCAGCATCGCTGGCGGTGACCGGATCGCGCTTTCCGATACGTCGGCCATCGGTTCGCCCGCCATGGGCGATGCAACCGCGCGTTCGACCATCGACACGGTGATCCTCGACAAGTGGGGCCGCGCTTTCCAAGTCGATCTGTCCGGCACTGCAACGGGCGCGCAGGTCGATTACCCGCTGCACGGGGCGGTCGCTACGCAGAGCGTCCATCGCGCTGCCGGCAATGACAGCTTCTCGATCGGTTTCACCATCGACAGTCGTGGCCAGTCGGGCGAACTTCCCCGCATCCAGCAGCTTCGCCTGAGCCGGGAAGACGCACAGCAGGCCCGCGTGCTTGCCTCGCGCGCCCTGTTCAAGCTGAACCCCGACCTGAAGGCTGGCTTCACCTTCCGTGAAAGCGCCAGCGGCCTTGTCGCCCTGATGCAGGGCACGGATCGGCCTGCCTTCATGGTGGCTGACAATGCGGCAGCCGATTCCGGCATGTATTTCCGCGCCGACACCGCCCTCGCGCTGCGCCAGCAGCTCGGCGGCTGGGGTATCACCGCCAGCGCGGAAACGGGCGAAGTGATGACCGCTTCGGCCTTCCGCCGTGCCTCGCAGCAGCGCGGCCAGCGCCTAGCCGGCGATGTCAGCACCTTTGGCCTCGCCTTCGATCGCCGCTTCGGCAATCTGGGTACGGCCTTGGGCGTGACGGTGATGAACGAAGATGCGACCATCCTCGGTGCGCGTTTCCATGAAGCCTTCGGCACGGGCGGCGCACAGACGCTGTTCGTCAACACGGAAGCCAACTGGAAGTTCGCCGACGGCTGGAACATGGGTCTCGCCGCGCGCGGTGGCTATACCAAGCCGCAGCGCGTCGGTGCCGTATCGCAGGGTTCGCATGTGCTGAGCCAGGCCTGGTCCTTCGACCTCCAGCGCACGGGCGTGTTCGGCTCGCGTGACAGCCTTGCTTTCCGCGTGTCGCAGCCGCTGCGGGTGGAAAGCGGCAATCTGTCGCTGAACCTGCCGGTGTCCTACGATTACGCCACGCTCACGCCGACTTACGGCATCCAGCGCCTGACGCTTACGCCGCAGGGCCGCGAGATCATGGGCGAGATCGCATGGCGTGGTCCGCTGCTGGGCGGCTACGGGTCGGCCAGCATGTTCTACCGGAACGAGCCGGGCCATTATCAGAGCCTGCCGTCCGACCAGGGCGTCGCATTCCGCTGGTCGCGCCAGTTCTGA
- the gmk gene encoding guanylate kinase: MAISDQPIQTNALKRRGLMFVLSSPSGAGKTTIARKLLAEDGEIAMSVSVTTRPMRPGEVDGRDYHFADRADFERKVEDGEFLEWAEVFGHLYGTPKAAIKAGLKDGQDFLFDIDWQGTQQLYQRMETDVVRVFLLPPSIAELEGRLRSRNTDSEDVILGRMARARAEISHWDGYDYVVVNDDIDECFAKVRMVLEAERMRRARQTGLVDFTRELMR; encoded by the coding sequence ATGGCCATTAGCGATCAACCCATCCAGACCAACGCGCTGAAGCGGCGCGGCCTCATGTTCGTGCTCTCCTCCCCATCGGGTGCAGGCAAGACGACGATTGCCCGCAAGCTGCTGGCGGAAGACGGCGAGATCGCCATGTCCGTATCGGTCACCACCCGCCCCATGCGGCCGGGCGAGGTCGACGGGCGCGATTACCATTTCGCCGACCGCGCCGACTTCGAGCGCAAGGTCGAGGATGGCGAGTTCCTGGAATGGGCCGAGGTCTTCGGACATCTTTATGGAACGCCCAAGGCCGCCATCAAGGCAGGGCTGAAAGACGGGCAGGACTTTCTGTTCGACATCGACTGGCAAGGCACGCAGCAGCTCTACCAGCGCATGGAGACGGACGTGGTTCGCGTCTTCCTGCTGCCGCCAAGCATCGCTGAACTGGAAGGCCGGCTGCGCAGCCGCAATACCGATAGCGAGGACGTGATCCTTGGCCGCATGGCCCGCGCCCGTGCCGAGATCAGCCACTGGGACGGCTATGACTACGTCGTGGTCAATGACGATATCGACGAATGCTTTGCCAAGGTCCGCATGGTCCTGGAGGCAGAACGCATGCGCCGCGCCCGCCAGACCGGCCTGGTCGACTTCACCCGCGAACTGATGCGCTGA
- a CDS encoding SspB family protein, translating to MSDDAPDSLIPYDEIVQEALRAVVGRVLGQIEQGGGELPGGHHFYITFKTHANGVEIPQHLRERFPDEMTIVLQNKFWDLNVDDDGFTVGLSFNNSPAKLDIPFAAITAFVDPAVDFGLQFQAAGADDQPEPHEEAENDGSADAAAAELAREASVATTEDGSNVVTVDFGRKK from the coding sequence ATGAGCGACGATGCGCCTGACAGCCTGATCCCCTATGACGAAATCGTGCAAGAGGCACTCCGCGCCGTAGTGGGCCGCGTGCTCGGCCAGATTGAGCAGGGCGGCGGCGAATTGCCGGGCGGCCACCATTTCTACATCACCTTCAAGACGCACGCGAATGGCGTGGAAATCCCGCAGCACCTGCGCGAGCGTTTCCCCGACGAGATGACGATCGTGCTGCAGAACAAGTTCTGGGACCTGAACGTAGACGATGACGGCTTCACGGTCGGCCTCAGCTTCAACAACAGCCCGGCCAAGCTCGACATTCCCTTCGCGGCCATCACCGCCTTCGTAGATCCAGCAGTGGATTTCGGCCTGCAATTCCAGGCGGCCGGCGCGGACGACCAGCCCGAGCCGCATGAAGAAGCGGAGAACGACGGATCGGCCGATGCTGCCGCTGCGGAACTGGCACGCGAGGCATCCGTTGCCACTACCGAAGACGGATCGAATGTCGTCACGGTCGACTTCGGCCGCAAGAAATAG
- the hisB gene encoding imidazoleglycerol-phosphate dehydratase HisB: MRTGRISRDTTETKILVEVNLDGTGQYDVETGIGFLDHMVEQFSKHSLIDVTMKVDGDLHVDQHHTTEDSALALGQAITQALGDKGGIQRYGHAYSPMDETLARVALDISGRPHFEWRAKFTQEKLGEWDTELIEHWFQSISQTAGITLHCEVLYGTNNHHICEALYKGFARAMRAAVEVDPRKGGAVPSTKGQLGG; the protein is encoded by the coding sequence ATGCGTACCGGACGGATCAGCCGCGACACCACCGAAACCAAGATCTTGGTAGAGGTGAACCTCGACGGGACGGGGCAATACGATGTCGAAACGGGCATCGGCTTCCTCGACCACATGGTGGAGCAATTCTCCAAGCATTCGCTGATCGATGTGACCATGAAGGTCGATGGCGACCTGCATGTGGACCAGCACCACACGACAGAGGACAGCGCGCTGGCGCTGGGCCAGGCGATCACGCAGGCGCTTGGCGACAAGGGCGGCATCCAGCGGTACGGCCACGCCTACAGCCCGATGGACGAGACGCTGGCCCGCGTGGCGCTGGACATCTCCGGCCGCCCGCATTTCGAATGGCGCGCGAAGTTCACGCAGGAAAAGCTGGGCGAGTGGGACACGGAGCTGATCGAGCACTGGTTCCAGTCCATCAGCCAGACCGCGGGCATCACGCTGCATTGCGAGGTGCTGTACGGCACCAACAACCACCACATCTGCGAAGCGCTCTACAAGGGCTTCGCCCGCGCCATGCGCGCTGCGGTGGAAGTGGACCCGCGCAAGGGCGGCGCCGTACCCAGCACGAAGGGGCAGCTTGGTGGCTGA
- the hisH gene encoding imidazole glycerol phosphate synthase subunit HisH encodes MAEAIALIDYGAGNLHSVYNALNAAGAGHVAVTSDPHIVRGAKRIVLPGVGSFKACMKGLDAIPDLVEALEERVIDDGVPFLGICVGMQLLATRGLEHGETMGLGWIPGEVKPIERTDPAIKVPHMGWNDVVHAHHGDGSELIEEGEAYFLHSYHFAAENGRDIAAMTDHGGGLVAAVARDNMLGVQFHPEKSQRYGIALLERFLEWMP; translated from the coding sequence ATGGCGGAGGCGATCGCTCTCATCGATTACGGCGCGGGCAACCTTCATTCTGTCTACAACGCGCTGAACGCAGCCGGGGCAGGCCACGTTGCCGTTACCTCCGACCCGCACATCGTGCGCGGCGCGAAGCGCATCGTGCTGCCCGGTGTCGGCAGCTTCAAGGCCTGCATGAAAGGTCTCGATGCGATCCCTGACCTCGTGGAGGCACTGGAAGAGCGCGTGATCGACGATGGCGTGCCGTTCCTTGGCATCTGCGTGGGCATGCAATTGCTCGCCACGCGCGGGCTGGAGCATGGCGAGACCATGGGGCTTGGCTGGATTCCCGGCGAGGTGAAGCCGATCGAGCGGACCGATCCTGCTATCAAGGTGCCGCACATGGGCTGGAACGATGTGGTCCATGCGCATCACGGCGATGGCAGCGAGCTGATCGAGGAAGGGGAGGCCTATTTCCTCCACTCCTATCACTTCGCCGCCGAAAATGGCCGCGATATCGCCGCGATGACGGACCATGGCGGCGGCCTCGTCGCGGCAGTGGCGCGAGACAACATGCTGGGCGTGCAATTCCATCCCGAAAAAAGCCAGCGATATGGTATCGCCCTGCTTGAACGCTTCCTGGAGTGGATGCCTTGA
- the hisA gene encoding 1-(5-phosphoribosyl)-5-[(5-phosphoribosylamino)methylideneamino]imidazole-4-carboxamide isomerase codes for MIVFPAIDLKGGEVVRLAEGDMDRATVYGDNPAAQALLFAEAGAEHLHVVDLDGSFAGRTENREAVEAIVEAFPGYVQLGGGIRDAAAVEGWFNLGVARIVMGSAALKNPNFVKDMAREWEGGIVVAVDAKGGMVATEGWAEVSDVPVEDMARRFEDAGVASLLFTDIGRDGLLKGCNVQATVELARSVDIPVIASGGVKGLDDIHMLAVQADQGIEGVITGRALYEGRLDLATAIAMANR; via the coding sequence ATGATCGTATTTCCGGCCATCGACCTCAAGGGCGGCGAAGTCGTCCGCCTGGCCGAGGGCGATATGGACCGCGCCACCGTTTATGGCGACAATCCGGCCGCGCAGGCGCTGCTGTTTGCCGAGGCGGGGGCGGAGCACCTGCACGTCGTCGACCTCGATGGCAGCTTCGCCGGGCGGACCGAGAACCGCGAGGCTGTCGAAGCCATTGTGGAAGCGTTTCCCGGATATGTGCAGCTGGGCGGCGGCATCCGCGATGCGGCGGCGGTGGAAGGCTGGTTCAACCTTGGCGTGGCGCGCATCGTGATGGGCTCCGCCGCGCTGAAGAACCCCAATTTCGTGAAGGACATGGCCCGCGAATGGGAAGGCGGCATCGTCGTCGCCGTGGATGCGAAGGGCGGGATGGTGGCAACCGAAGGCTGGGCCGAGGTGTCGGACGTGCCGGTCGAGGACATGGCCCGCCGCTTCGAGGATGCGGGCGTGGCCAGCCTGCTGTTCACCGATATCGGCCGCGACGGCCTGCTGAAGGGCTGCAACGTGCAGGCGACTGTGGAACTGGCGCGCAGCGTGGACATCCCCGTGATCGCCAGCGGCGGCGTGAAGGGGCTCGATGACATCCACATGCTCGCCGTGCAGGCGGACCAGGGGATCGAGGGCGTGATCACAGGCCGCGCGCTGTACGAGGGTCGACTGGACCTCGCGACCGCGATTGCGATGGCGAACCGGTGA
- the hisF gene encoding imidazole glycerol phosphate synthase subunit HisF translates to MTVRIRVIPCLDVADGRVVKGVNFVDLKDAGDPVEQAQAYDAAGADELCFLDISASHEGRRTLVDMVRRTAEVCFMPLTVGGGVASVEDARRLLLAGADKVAVNSAAVKRPEVVADIAKTMGSQCVVGSVDAKRVDEGRWEIFTHGGRRATGIDALEHGVRLAELGAGELLVTSMDGDGTKNGYDLELTRTIADAVGIPVIASGGVGTLDHLVEGVTKGHASAVLAASIFHFGQHTVGEAHAALRAAGLPARA, encoded by the coding sequence ATGACCGTCCGCATCCGCGTCATTCCCTGCCTCGACGTTGCCGACGGGCGCGTAGTGAAGGGCGTCAATTTCGTTGACCTGAAGGACGCCGGCGATCCGGTGGAGCAGGCCCAGGCCTATGACGCGGCGGGGGCGGACGAGCTGTGCTTCCTCGACATCTCCGCCAGCCACGAAGGGCGCCGCACGCTGGTGGACATGGTTCGCCGCACGGCAGAAGTGTGCTTCATGCCGCTGACCGTGGGCGGCGGTGTCGCGAGCGTGGAGGACGCGCGCCGCCTGCTGCTGGCAGGGGCGGACAAGGTGGCGGTCAACTCCGCGGCGGTGAAGCGGCCCGAAGTGGTTGCCGACATCGCCAAGACGATGGGCAGCCAGTGCGTTGTGGGCAGCGTGGATGCCAAGCGCGTGGACGAGGGCCGCTGGGAAATCTTCACCCATGGCGGTCGCCGCGCAACCGGGATCGATGCGCTGGAACATGGCGTGCGGCTGGCAGAGCTTGGCGCAGGCGAGCTGCTCGTCACCAGCATGGACGGGGACGGGACGAAGAACGGCTACGACCTGGAGCTGACGCGGACGATTGCCGATGCTGTCGGCATTCCGGTGATTGCCAGCGGGGGCGTCGGCACGCTCGACCACCTCGTGGAAGGCGTCACCAAGGGGCATGCCAGCGCCGTCCTGGCCGCGAGCATCTTCCACTTCGGGCAGCATACGGTGGGCGAGGCGCATGCCGCCCTGCGCGCCGCCGGTTTGCCCGCGCGCGCCTGA
- a CDS encoding PEP-CTERM sorting domain-containing protein, translated as MYATLISIIAAASTGTEATQIPEGSNLTLMALGLAGVILGRRLAMKRRDDSENDPED; from the coding sequence ATGTATGCGACCCTGATCTCGATCATCGCGGCCGCTTCCACGGGGACGGAAGCGACGCAAATTCCCGAAGGTTCGAACCTGACGCTGATGGCGCTGGGTCTGGCCGGGGTGATCCTTGGCCGCCGGCTCGCCATGAAGCGCCGGGACGACAGCGAGAACGATCCCGAGGATTGA
- a CDS encoding phosphoribosyl-ATP diphosphatase produces MDTLHRLEDTINQRRKAAPDESYVAQLNARGLPVMARKLGEEAVETVTAALAGDRQELVGEAADLLFHLLVLLGAKDIALADVLAELDRREGTSGLDEKAARSR; encoded by the coding sequence ATGGACACGCTGCACCGCCTCGAAGACACCATAAATCAGCGCCGCAAGGCCGCACCGGACGAAAGCTACGTCGCGCAGCTGAACGCGCGCGGCCTGCCCGTGATGGCGCGCAAGCTGGGTGAGGAAGCCGTGGAGACGGTGACCGCCGCGCTGGCGGGCGATCGTCAGGAGTTGGTCGGCGAGGCGGCGGACCTGCTCTTCCACTTGCTGGTGCTGCTCGGCGCAAAGGACATTGCGCTGGCCGATGTCCTGGCCGAGCTGGATCGGCGGGAAGGCACCTCCGGCCTCGACGAGAAGGCGGCGAGGTCCCGGTGA
- a CDS encoding cupin domain-containing protein, with translation MSDWLATLADFEGGLAATPEPFFAGLAHGTMTVELFRPEGEDTQQPHAQDELYIIRRGRSEFLRGGERVSVGEGDSLFVPAGMDHRFVDFSDDFDTWVVFWGPEGGE, from the coding sequence GTGAGCGACTGGCTGGCGACGCTCGCGGATTTCGAGGGCGGCCTCGCCGCTACGCCGGAGCCGTTCTTTGCCGGACTAGCCCATGGCACAATGACGGTCGAACTGTTCCGCCCCGAAGGCGAGGACACCCAGCAACCACATGCGCAGGATGAGCTCTACATCATACGGCGCGGTCGCAGCGAATTCCTGCGCGGCGGCGAGCGCGTATCGGTCGGCGAAGGCGATAGCCTGTTCGTGCCCGCGGGCATGGACCATCGTTTCGTGGACTTCAGCGACGATTTTGACACTTGGGTCGTTTTCTGGGGCCCGGAAGGCGGGGAATGA
- a CDS encoding histidine triad nucleotide-binding protein: MPIDATAPYDDENIFAKILRGEIHCDKVYEDEHALAFRDIAPQADTHVLVIPKGRYVSWDDFSLNAEDAEIAAFVRAVGNVARQLGLVEPGYRLLANIGQHGGQEVPHLHVHLFGGEPLGPMIAR, from the coding sequence ATGCCGATAGACGCAACCGCACCTTACGATGATGAGAACATCTTCGCGAAGATCTTGCGCGGGGAGATACACTGCGACAAGGTGTATGAAGACGAGCACGCCCTGGCCTTCCGTGACATCGCCCCGCAGGCGGACACGCATGTGCTGGTGATCCCGAAAGGCCGCTATGTCAGCTGGGACGATTTCAGCCTCAATGCGGAGGATGCGGAAATCGCGGCATTCGTGCGCGCGGTGGGCAATGTCGCGCGCCAGCTGGGGCTTGTGGAGCCGGGCTATCGCCTCCTCGCCAATATCGGCCAGCACGGCGGGCAGGAAGTGCCGCATTTGCATGTCCACCTGTTCGGCGGCGAGCCGCTGGGGCCGATGATCGCGCGTTAG
- a CDS encoding YbgC/FadM family acyl-CoA thioesterase → MDQPAPATGRFDGAAFLFPMRVYFEDTDVMGIVYYANYLKWFERARWEMLRALGVDLLGSQERGDGAYAVTEANLKYRGSARLDDSIIIRSTADEIRAASVLVRQQAWRGDELLVEGALRVGFISPEGRPIRQPDEWRAAFSKLLPAKDPA, encoded by the coding sequence ATGGACCAACCCGCCCCTGCGACAGGCCGTTTCGACGGCGCCGCTTTCCTCTTCCCGATGCGTGTCTATTTCGAGGATACGGACGTGATGGGCATCGTCTATTACGCCAATTATCTCAAATGGTTCGAGCGTGCGCGCTGGGAAATGCTGCGCGCACTGGGCGTGGACCTGCTCGGCAGCCAGGAGCGTGGCGACGGCGCCTATGCGGTGACCGAGGCAAACCTCAAATACCGCGGTTCCGCGCGGCTGGATGACAGCATCATCATCCGCTCCACCGCCGACGAAATACGCGCGGCAAGCGTGCTGGTTCGCCAGCAGGCCTGGCGCGGAGACGAACTGCTGGTGGAAGGCGCGTTGCGCGTCGGTTTCATCAGCCCCGAAGGCCGCCCGATCCGCCAGCCGGACGAATGGCGTGCAGCATTCAGCAAGCTCCTTCCTGCGAAAGACCCCGCATGA
- the tolQ gene encoding protein TolQ, whose translation MTFQSFLAAAPTRLDPLQLFLDADIVVQAVIVGLVIASIWSWAIIVSFWLRMAGVKRRANSFEADFMEAEDPHSLLGEKNRRTNASARVAAAGIAELRASSDKGRVRDKAGAAQRVSMAMEGQVAEEADNLSARLNFLATTGSVAPFVGLFGTVWGIMNSFFQIGAQENSSLAVVAPGISEALFATAIGLFAAIPAVIAYNRFSARVNAFEARLHRFADRVSGQIGRELEGG comes from the coding sequence ATGACATTCCAATCCTTCCTCGCCGCAGCTCCGACGCGGCTCGATCCGCTGCAGCTGTTCCTCGATGCCGATATCGTGGTGCAGGCGGTGATCGTGGGCCTGGTGATCGCCAGCATCTGGAGCTGGGCGATCATCGTATCCTTCTGGCTGCGGATGGCCGGGGTGAAGCGCCGCGCCAACAGTTTCGAAGCGGACTTCATGGAGGCGGAGGACCCGCACAGCCTGCTGGGCGAGAAGAACCGTCGCACCAATGCCTCCGCCCGTGTGGCCGCCGCCGGCATCGCCGAACTGCGCGCCAGCAGCGACAAGGGGCGCGTCAGGGACAAGGCCGGGGCCGCACAGCGCGTGTCCATGGCCATGGAGGGGCAGGTCGCGGAAGAAGCGGACAATCTTTCCGCGCGGCTCAACTTCCTTGCCACCACCGGCTCCGTCGCGCCCTTCGTGGGCCTGTTCGGCACGGTGTGGGGCATCATGAACAGCTTCTTCCAGATCGGCGCGCAAGAGAACTCCTCGCTCGCCGTCGTCGCGCCCGGTATTTCGGAGGCGCTGTTCGCCACCGCCATCGGCCTGTTCGCAGCCATCCCGGCGGTCATCGCCTACAACCGCTTCAGCGCCCGCGTGAATGCGTTTGAGGCGCGCCTGCACCGCTTTGCGGACCGCGTGTCCGGCCAGATCGGGCGCGAGCTGGAAGGGGGCTGA
- a CDS encoding ExbD/TolR family protein yields the protein MAMGLASSARRGRGRASRRAPMAEINVTPFVDVMLVLLIIFMVTAPLLTAGVPVELPESRANPLDAEPEQVTISIDREGFIYIDSEVVEVGGFPEALEGLSRAAGEPPVVTLRADQALDYGRVMAVMGELNRAGFNSISLVTSGSSVEP from the coding sequence GTGGCAATGGGCCTTGCCTCCTCCGCCCGGCGCGGGCGCGGCCGTGCCAGCCGCCGCGCGCCCATGGCCGAAATCAACGTCACGCCATTCGTGGACGTGATGCTGGTGCTGCTGATCATCTTCATGGTCACCGCCCCGCTGCTGACCGCCGGCGTGCCGGTGGAACTGCCCGAAAGCCGCGCCAACCCGCTGGATGCGGAGCCGGAACAGGTGACGATCAGCATCGACCGCGAAGGCTTCATTTATATCGACAGCGAAGTGGTGGAAGTGGGCGGCTTCCCCGAGGCGCTGGAGGGCTTGTCCCGCGCGGCGGGCGAACCGCCGGTGGTGACGCTGCGCGCCGACCAGGCGCTCGACTATGGCCGCGTGATGGCGGTGATGGGCGAGCTTAACCGCGCCGGGTTCAACTCCATATCGCTGGTCACCAGCGGTTCATCGGTCGAGCCATAG
- a CDS encoding cell envelope integrity protein TolA — protein MAQTATFQPSEWAGLTVAIGAHVALGIALYIAAQTEPAAISVPDRMVVSLAEDVALESTAPDPSAAPAAAIAPVLAPVSAPVTEPAVQPVTEPVPRPQPQPPRTATRPNTRSTPKPRSTPARSAPTPAPRPTPSARTGGGSRLGADFLPGESDGDRSTSRGTPAATFGPREAASLNAAIGRQIKPHWSAPQGPDAEKLVTIVRFRLDKNGRLSGNPSCVDQSGVTPSNSAQSDLHCERAIRAVRLAAPFDLPEEFYDQWKLINSRFDRRL, from the coding sequence ATGGCGCAAACCGCGACCTTCCAACCAAGCGAATGGGCCGGCCTGACGGTCGCCATCGGCGCGCATGTGGCGCTCGGTATCGCGCTCTATATCGCCGCGCAGACAGAGCCCGCGGCCATCTCCGTGCCCGATCGCATGGTGGTGAGCCTGGCAGAGGATGTCGCGCTGGAAAGCACCGCGCCGGACCCTTCCGCAGCGCCCGCCGCAGCCATTGCGCCGGTATTAGCGCCCGTTTCGGCCCCCGTGACGGAACCTGCGGTGCAGCCGGTGACAGAGCCCGTGCCGCGGCCGCAGCCGCAGCCTCCCCGTACCGCCACACGGCCCAACACCCGCAGCACACCGAAGCCGCGGAGTACGCCGGCTCGTTCGGCGCCCACTCCTGCGCCGCGCCCGACCCCATCGGCCCGCACTGGCGGCGGATCGCGGCTGGGCGCTGACTTCCTTCCCGGCGAGAGCGACGGGGATCGCAGCACCTCGCGCGGCACACCGGCCGCCACTTTCGGTCCGCGAGAGGCCGCATCGCTGAACGCGGCCATCGGTCGCCAGATCAAGCCGCACTGGTCCGCGCCGCAGGGGCCGGATGCTGAGAAGCTGGTCACCATCGTCCGCTTCCGGCTGGACAAGAACGGACGCTTGTCCGGCAACCCCAGCTGCGTCGACCAAAGCGGCGTGACCCCGTCCAATTCGGCCCAGTCCGATCTGCATTGCGAGCGCGCCATCCGCGCAGTCCGGCTCGCCGCCCCGTTCGACTTGCCCGAAGAATTTTACGACCAGTGGAAGCTGATCAATTCCCGTTTCGACAGAAGGCTCTGA